Below is a window of Brassica napus cultivar Da-Ae chromosome A5, Da-Ae, whole genome shotgun sequence DNA.
CTGATTGTAGAGGTTGACCAAGCCCAGCTCTTTGTAGATGATTCCAAAGTAAATGAGGAGGTGAAAGATCATTTGAAGAACGCAGGAATTGAACTTAGACCTTATGATTCCATTCTTCAAGAAATAGATAGGTAAGGATTTGATTATACCTTTCAGTGAAATAAAAATTCTTCCTGCTCTATTCAGAATGGTACTTTGACTCACTTTGAGTTTTATCAGTCTGGCAGCACGAGGAGCTCAGCTCTTGATGGATCCATCAACCCTCAACGTAGCTATCATTAGTACCTACAAATCTGCGTGTGAGAATTATTCGAGTAAGCCCGAAAGCAAAGAAAAATTTACTGATGGCTCCAGCACGAAACCCTCTGGCATTTACATGCAGTCTCCTATCTCCTGGTCAAAAGCCATTAAAAATGATGCCGAGCTACAGGGAATGAAGAACTCTCACTTGAGGTAAAAAGGGACTCGTTGCAATACCATGTTCCCTAATTCAACTGCGTTTAGAGGATTTCAATGATCTATATTCTAAGCACATATTATGCAGGGATGCTGCTGCTCTAGCTCATTTCTGGGCCTGGCTGGAAGAAGAAGTGCACAAGAATGAGAACCTTACGGAGGTAGATGTCGCTGACAGGCTCCTGGAGTTCCGTTCAGTGCAGGATGGGTTTATGGATACAAGCTTCGATACGATAAGTGGTATGGTTATTGTCATCCTTACTACTGGAGCAAATGGAGAATATATATTCAGTGACTGATGTGTACTCCTTTCCCCAAATTATTCCTGCAGGTTCCGGTGCAAATGGAGCTATTATACATTATAAACCAGAGCCAGAGAGCTGCAGTCGTGTAGACCCTCAAAAACTTTTCTTACTCGATAGTGGAGCTCAGTATGTCGATGGAACAACAGATATCACCAGAACGGCACATTTTAGTGAACCTTCTGCCCGAGAAAAAGAATGTTTCACCCGAGTTTTGCAGGTGTGAGATTTGAACAGACAGAGCTTTGCTGGATGCCTTTGTCTGATTATTTTTTTGGGTTGTAGGGTCATATAGCTCTTGATCAAGCCGTGTTCCCAGAAGGTACTCCTGGTTTTGTACTGGATGGGTTTGCACGCTCCTCTCTATGGAAAATCGGACTTGATTACCGCCATGGTAAACTCTATTCTGCCTTTTGAACTGTCTTCGCAGGAAGGAACTCATGTTGATCTGATATTTTGTCTGCCTAACAGGGACAGGACACGGTGTAGGTGCTGCACTCAACGTGCATGAAGGTCCTCAAAGTATTAGCTTTCGGTATGGAAACATGACTCCTATTCAGAGTGGTATGATAGTAAGCAATGAACCAGGATATTATGAAGACCATGCTTTTGGAATCAGAATTGAGGTGCGACTTGATTACTAGACCATGATTGTCGTTATAAGATGTATCAGATTAGTTAGTTAACAATTGTATGGCTTGCTTTTGCAGAATCTCCTTCATGTGAAAGATGCTGAAACACCAAACCGCTTTGGTGGTGCTACGTACCTTGGATTTGAGAAGCTTACATTCTTCCCCATTCAGGTACATAGTGAATTATAAATCATTCTAGCTTTTCTTTGTATCTTTATCTCACGCAATTCTCGCTCACTATATGATGCAGACAAAGATGGTTGATGTTTCATTACTATCTCATGCTGAGATCGACTGGCTTAATAGCTACCACGCTGAAGTCTGGGAAAAGGTTAGTCCACACAGAGAACCTACATGTGCCTAGCAAGCCAAGATCATATCAACGCATGGCTTTACTTTTACTTACAGCATCAGTTGTTTAACCCGTCGATGTATCCTTGGCAGGTTTCACCTTTGTTAGAAGGTCCTACTCAACAATGGCTCTGGAACAACACTCGTCCCTTAGCCAAACCATGATCGAACCAAACCAAGTGTTATTCCCACTTGCAAGCTCAGTAGACTTGATCCTTTATTAGgattaaaaccaaaatctacatCTTCCCCATGTGGTTTGTGTAAAATTACAAAATGTAATACTATTCAtgtaagtttacaaaaaaagtcCCGCTTTTATTAGTAATCTCTAATTAACACAATAACTCTTCCAAATGCTCAATTTAAACCCAAAAACCTCTCTTGACATAGTACTCGACTCTGCTCGTAGTCAATCTCTGCTTCTTCATGGAGATATAGAGAGTAAATTCTATCGAAAAACAGAGCAAATCAGTGTTTTTGAATTACTCTGTTTTGGTGAATGAATTCGAGATGGGTGATTCAGAAACTCACCCCTCACATTCCCTCTTGCCTCTCTACCATCTTATGCACTTCGAAAATCCTAATCCAGCAGAGCCCAAGTCACAAAGTCTCCACCTTTCTCCTCAACCACGTCGACATCAGCCTCCTCTTATCCATCTGCGGCAGAGAAGGCTGGTTTCCTCATCTGGGTCCTTCCCTCCACGCCTCTGTTGTCAAAAGCCCCGAGTTTTTCGAGCCCGTTGATGCTGACGTCCATCGAAACGCTCTCGTTGTTTGGAACTCTCTTCTCGCTCTGTACGTTAGAAACGGAGAGTTAATTGATGCGCGCAAGTTGTTCGACGAAATGCCCATGAGAGATAATGTTTCTCGGAACACGGTGTTTAATGGGTTTATGAAGAACAGAGAGATAGAGTCTGGTTTTGTGTTGCTTAAGAGAATGCTTACACCCGGTGGGTTTGATCAAGCGACCTTGACGATTGCTTTATCGGTTTGTGATACTCCAGAGCTCTGTTTTGTTACCAAGATGATTCATGCTTTAGCTGTTTTAAGCGGTTTTGACAATGTAATCCCCATGGGGAACAGTTTGATCACGTCTTATTACAAATGTGGGTGTTCTGTTTCTGGGAAACGGGTTTTTGATGAGATGGTGCAAAGAAATGTTATAACTTGGACGGCTGTGATTACTGGTTTGGTGCAGAATGAGTTGCATGAAGATGGTTTaagattgttttgtttgatgCGTAGAGGAGTGGTTCAGCCGAACTCAGTAACTTATCTGAGTGCTCTATCTGCTTGTTCAGGCTCGCAGAGAGTTATGGAAGGGAGACAGATTCATGCTCTTTTGTGGAAAGTTGGGATTGAATCAGAGCTACGCGTTGAGAGTATGCTAATGGATATGTACTCCAAATGTGGAAGCATTGAAGACGCCTGGAATGTTTTTGAGTCGGCTGAAGAAACTGATGAAGTTTCGATGACTGTGATGTTAGCTGGTTTAGCACAAAACGGGTCAGAGGAAGAAGCTATACACTTCTTCATTAGAATGCTTCAAGACGGTGTAGAAATCGATGCAAATGTGGTTTCGGCAGTTCTTGGAGTCTCGTTTGTGGATAACTCTTTGGGTCTAGGCAAGCAGCTTCACTCTTTGGTTATAAAACGAAGATTCTCCGGTAACACCTTTGTTAGCAACGGACTCATCAACATGTACTCAAAATGCGGAGATCTGGATGATTCACTCAATGTCTTTAGACGAATGTCGGAAAGGAACTACGTTTCATGGAACTCGATGATTGCATCGTTTGCACGCCATGGACACGGATTAGCTGCCTTGAAACTATACGAAGAGATGATAAGGCAAGACGTGAAGCCAACAGATGTTACCTTTTTGTCACTGCTCCATGCTTGTAGCCATGTAAAGCTGATCAACAAAGGGCAAGAGCTCTTGAAACAGATGCTAGATGTCCATGGAATCGAGCCTAGGACAGCGCATTATGCGTGTATCGTTGACATGTTGGGGCGAGCTGGTCGGTTAGAAGAAGCAAAGAGCTTTATAGACTCAATGCCAATGAAACCGGACTCTCTGGTTTGGCAGGCGTTGCTTGGTGCTTGTAGTTTCTATGGTGACACTCAGATAGGGAGATATGCAGCTGAGCAGTTGTTTCTCTCTGCACCTGATAGCTCAGCCCCTCATATTCTGATGGCCAACATATACTCATCGAGAGGACAgtggaaagaaagagagaagacgaTCAAGAGAATGAAAGCAATGGGAGTGAGTAAAGAAACAGGAGTAAGTTGGATTGAAATCGAGAATCAAACACATAGATTTGTTGCCGACGACAAGTTGCATCCACAAGCAGAGTCTATACATGATGTTCTCTCTGAACTGTTTGTTGTTATGATAGATGAAGGTTACATACATGATAAGAGGTTACTCTCTACATGAATACATAAACAAAGATTCCAATTTCATGAggtctccaaaaaaaaaattgtggttGGAGACCCTCTAGATGAAGAGGCTGATCATTGTCTTATCTTGTCTTTATGGTCCCcggtaggggtgggcgttcgggtacccgttcgggttcggatcgggtatttcggattttcgggtatttcggtatagaggtctagaacccgttcgggtatttctgtacttcgggtcgggttcgggtatttttagttcggattcggttatttcggatcgggttcggatatttagattttgaaaaaaaaaattaaaattttcatttctcaagtttattgtatttaaaaatataacttttagttaactaattttttatttttaatagattgaatggttaatagatttggacataacattttaaaactaaaaaaacactaatttagttattttttttaattttggatataactttttgttaatttttgaaataaaaaacttgacatgcattttaagtgagtagcaaatcatttttccgtaattgtatgtatatcatatgaacttaaattatgtgtagtatcaatataaatattttatataaaatgagagatataaactagaaacataaggttaattatacatatgttcggttatattcggatatccattcgggttcgggtattatccgttcgggttcgggtatccaatctctccttattcaatacccgttcgggtattttgctacttcggttcggatttcggttcggttttttcggatcgggttcgggtgccacttcggatatcgggtaaagtgcccacccctagtcCCCGGGTGATATCTGGACATTTTTGTCTGGTCATTAACTAGAGGCAACATAAGCCAATCTTTTTTATTAGAATATGATGCTGAATCCACAAATTATGacaaatgatataaaaatattgagatCTTATTACATATGCTTTTTGATATTAATTGAAATAAATTCACAAATTAAAACACTTTTtgatatacaaaaattaaacacTTTTGTAGCCTAATTAAAGACTAAATAAACGGCTGATAGTGTATTTGTAACCCCACATGCCACTAAATTCCTCTGAGTTTTTGAAGATTAAAAAGTAGAATTGGCACACAAACAAAAGGTAGccgttatgtaaaaaaaatagaccGTTGTGGACCAACGAatacaaattaaattaaataataataaacgaAAGATCCGTTACGAAAAGAAGAACCTTTATCCTCTCTCAAACTCTCTCATTCAGACAACCAAAAATAAGACGGAAGCCCTGTCCGAAGCTCGGAAAGATTCATCTTGTTTCGAGTTTATATCCttgtctgaatttttttttatttaagtctAGAGAAATAGAGAGATCTGGAATTCTAGAAGCTGTTTTGTGAGAATGGTTGCAAGAACCCCACAAAAGCAGAGGAAAGTGGCGATGGTGGTGGCGCCTCCTCTCAACTCAGATCTTCTCagagaaacaatcaacaaggtTGGTCTCTTTAAATTACATCATTAGCATAAAGCttacaactttttttatttttaatccaCGTCTCACCAGAATCTGCAAACGCTCCAGGCTCCAGCTCTCTCAGGCTCCTTCCcattatgtttgaaactttaCTTAATTAGTACAATACTTGAACCCACTGTAATGAAATTGTCTGTCTTCTGGCCCCAAGTTATTAAAAAGCTCTTTCTTTTAATGGATTATAAGTAATCTCTTGTTAGTTTCCACCACTGATGAGATCTTCTTGATACCTGAGGAACATATATAGTCTATGAATTAGACTTTTAGGAACCTAATATTTGAGTTTtagctgatttttttttgtcaatgttTGGTTTGTGATATGGTGAAAGGTTGATAAATGTATGGAGAGACTGCAAGAGCTGCAATACACAATAGCAGGAGGAACCAAAGTTGTCTCTGGTGTGAACCTTAGCCCTAGAAGCACTAGAACTTACTTGAAGACTAGCCTTAGATGCAAACAAGAAACTTTAAGGTAAAATCCAGAAGTAACAAAACTCAAACCTTTTTACTTATACGGAATCATTCATTTTCTGGTTTAAATTTCTCGCTTATTATTATTCACTTGTTGTAGGATCAAGAATGCTAATAACAAGAAATCTCCAATAGGAAAGTTTCCAGCTTCTTCACCAGGTTAATTTCTATTTCTGTTTCAGCAAGTTTGGTCTTAGTTTCTGCAGATTGTGCAAtgtatataatctttttttttttgccaatgCAGGAGACTGGAGGAAAATGTCACTACCAGCAATGCTATTAGGAGAGACGGTAAACGAAATCTTACAAGCCTCACAGGTCACCAAAGACATTGTAGACGCACTAGCACCAAAGAAGAGTAGAAAGTTAAGAAGATCAATAAtgccagaagaagatgaagatggccCTAAAACACCTGAGACCCATCAGAAATCCAAAGAGCAGAACCATGAAACTGTCAGCAGCAATATCAAAGCGAGAAGGAAGAAAGAGAAGCAGAACAAACGGTCAGAACCAACTTCACCTAGGGCTCGTTCAAGAATCGTGTTCAAGATCGTCTCTCCACAGACAAAAGCAGAGAAGGTTCAAGTAAAGGCTAATAGGGTTTCACCAAAGCATAAGCCTTGGGGGAAAAAAACGGTTCTGTTCCCAAACCCTTTGTTTATTTCTGGTTCCTCCACGCAACAAGCCAAGTTCAGTAGAACAATGTCACCGGTGATAGCTAGAAGTGACCTAACAACCAGCAGCAAGAACACTAAGAAAGAGACGCCACACAAGTTCTTGGTCAAGTCTCCTACCAAATCACCGTCCAAGTTTCAGGTCAGGATCAAGAGCCCGCCTAAAGTATCGGTTTCTCCCAACAGAAACGGAAGTAACTTGGCTCGCAAGTCACCGATAAGAAGCGCTTCCTTGGGAAAGAAGTCTCCGCCAAAGCTATCAGCTGCTGGGAAGCTCAGAAGATCATTTACTCCAACGAGAAACGGGAGTAACGTGGCCCGCAAGTCGTCCGTTTCTCCCAAAAGAGTCACCCTTCGAGCATTTATATCTCCGGCAAGAAACTGTGACTTAGGAAAGAAGTCACCTAAAGCCTCCATTTCTCCGAGCAAGAAGACGCAGAAGCTATCAACTGCAGCAAAGCTGAGGAGGTCGTTTTCGCCATCAAGGCTAGCAATGAGGCTGGTGTCTCCAATGAAGAGCAGGAAAAGTGTTGGGAGgtgtgatgatgatgagaagggCATGATGGTGAGTGGCTTGAGACAGCGTCCGGTTATAGTTCCTAAGAGATTCTCGATGGGGAGAATCTcataagagagagagtttgaaatgaaacaATAGTGCAAAGCTCATAAGATAATGTATTATTACTCCTATTGAGTATGGTCTTCATTGTGTTTATCTTATACTAATTGAATGTGTTATCTTCGATTGTGTAGTGTTGTTTACATATCTATgtttaaaagacaaaaataatgAATGGCTAAATGATTTAAAATGGCAATTACTACCTCAGGTTCTCACTTCTTTGTTTGTCTCTTGCCTTTTCATGACATATAAAAGCATTTTAAAGATGAAACTTGACTAATACTTTTTTTCCTTGTTATTTTCACTCAAAGCAAAGAATCTAAAGTTGCAAAAGCTTTAACAAAAAACTTTTactttgcttctccacttccaTTTACACTCAATGTGCTAACTCAAGCCAAGAACAACCAGAGAGATTATTAAAGTCCTCTCAATTTGGCTTCAAGGTAGAGATGGAAACTTCTGTAAACTCTACCAACTCATCTCTCTACCAATGGTTAGGTCTTATAGAAGATTATGATCAGCCTTCTACTTCTACCCTTCCTAGAGTCATCACCCTTCTCGCTTTAATTCTTGGGAAGATGATCCAAAAGAATGAAAAGTCACTCCACACAAGACACAACAAGTTATGTTTTGTCAATATATAAAACTGAGATTTATCATATATAGTTTCTCTGTATTCTGACATCATTTTGGAATATCGTGGTGATTGACAGGGAGGGAGAGATCACTATGTTCCATGGATCAAGAGCACCATCGATGAACATTCATCGCTACACAGAGAGAGTCTATAGGTACGCTCGCTGTAGCCCTGCGTGCTTCGTGGCAGCATTTGCTTACATCCTGAGGTATCTAGAAACACCAGTGGCTACAAGCATGACTCCTCGTCTCACATCACTCAACGTTCATCGCCTTCTCATCACCAGTCTCTTGGTAGCAGCCAAATTCTTGGACCGCAAGTTAGTATCTTCTTACTTAAAACCTAAAATATCTCCTACTCTATTTGATTGTAACAAAAGTTTCTTATCttatttggcaaaaaaaaaatttatgatctttgtttttttttctggagtTTAGGTGTTATAACAATGCGTATTATGCAAAAATCGGAGGAGTGAGCACGGAGGAGATGAATAGGCTGGAGAGAACGTTCTTGTTCGATGTTGATTTTAGACTAAATATTACAGCAGAGATGTTTGAGAGACACTGTCTAATGTTGCAGAGAGAAACGGTGGCTTGTGAGCCAAGGAAACTTAGGACAGTTCTTGGAGAGGTAACTTGTAGCTGCCAAGCGATCTAATAAAAGAAAGCCCATAAGATTGGCTTAGATCTTCTTTTCTTCACTAACTAATGTGTCTCTCATGACTATTTGAAGAAAcagataaatgaaaagaaacCAACAAGAAGTAAACCTAGTTAAGATTGgaataaaaactttttgttttttttttttctaattgaaCAATGCACTTGAAACATCTATTCgtttgaaaaaatcaaaaagtttattttcttaattagaaATGGTCCAATCAGAGCTAAATTTGAGCTTATATATATTCTTCTTCACATGGTGGTGCTTCCCAAACGAATGGAAGCTTCACGAGTATGATGGAGGGCAATTTGTGAGATCAAAGTCAAAATGGTTACTTCATATATCTCCAAATTTAGATGATTATAaacttaatttataattaatactttttattaacCCTTGTATGCAGTTTATAGTTCGAGCGTGCTTAGACTGCTTGTTGtctaaaaagaatttttttgtttttactggACAGAATCAGAACTATCAAAGCTTTACTCCTTAAATATTGTAACTTATAAGGTCAGACCTACTCGCCTAAGCATGTACCCATAATGCGTGAAGAATCTATGTACCACATGGATGTATGATGAATATTGAAATTAACAACAATTTGCATACTTGGTTAATTTATGGCGTCTgaagatttttatttataatcctAAAGTAGCTTGTAACGGTGACGTACGGCTACGGGCAACCGGTGGGAGGCTACGTACGCGGTACGGTACGCGCATGAAAATGGTGGACAATGAACGTATATTATGTGTTTTCTTTACTCCAAATAAATTTCTCACTGTTGACTTTCTATATGCATATAAAACTCTTTTAGCTACTGTTTAAAATCGACTTCCTTTAGGACTGTGTGCCCGATCTCACACCGATTTTCTCATGATTAGTCTATATACGCACGTTACAGAGCATGATTAACTATAATAAGTATATGTTTGAGTTGTAGAAGTTGACTTTTGAAGTTTAGAGTTTCCTCGTTGGTGCCTGTTGCTACGCATTGATGAAAAGAGAGAGATACATGCAGATTCTCTTTGTCCCCGctatttaaaaattgtaaaatatactTGTAACTTGCATGTACACCGTATTCAACTCTCTTTTGTTTAGCTGCACATGGTACTTCATTTTCAACTCCCTTAGTGGCGCTCAATATGAATCTATACATACTAATAACTGAAATCGACATTaatgcaaaataaaaataaaaattaagcaTCCTTGTTGACCTTAGCCGATGtaatatctgattttttttaaaagatatatatgaattagaaattacaataaaatattGGTTTATTTGTGTGGCTACGAAGTAAGAACACACACAAAGTTggttaaactataaaaaaatcaatggaGAAACGAATATAGCGACTTGTTGTTCGAGGCCATTGTCAACTAAGAAAGAAActagtgatatttttatttcctACAATGATGGAAACACttctaaaatttaatgataGTTTCAATATTCATACGTTCATTGttagcaaaagaaaaatcatacgTCCAGAACTCATAATTAGACTGAACGCGTGAAGCTTAAAAAATATAGAGTCCACCAAACCCTTaccaaaaattcttaaatattaaATTCAGTCTTCacctaaatttaattatttattatatattcacAAGAAGCTTCATCATCACCGTTCAAATCTTTCACCCCTTTGCACTTTTCTCCGTGATTATGTTCTGTTTATGTTCAAGAAGCTTCATTATCCCccattttacaaatattttattccTTAAAAAAAATCCATGGAAACCTCAGTTTGTATATTCTTGCGGGTTCTTAGTTGTCAGTGAGTCAGGTGACTACGATTGGCTCGATTATATTAATcagataatatttttcttattattaggCTTTTCGATTCCAGCTTTGCTTTGCTTTAAAGCTTTCtccaaaagagaaaaataaaaactcataatCCGTGATTCGAGCTATTTCTCgtccatttttcttcttctattctTGTTATTATTTGTCTTATTTGTCTCTCAAATTCATCACCATATTTGATAGAacaatatcagaaaataaataaaagggtAAGGCATTATAACTTCCTCTTTTAGGTTTTATTCCTTTGTAATGTTCGCCTGCAACTTATAtacctaacaaaaaaaagatgtgATTTTGATTACATCCCCATCTCTTAACAGACTCGAATCTCTCTGGGTTTCTTCTTATTCTATAATCCATCTGCATGTAACGTTCTAAGACCGATTCATCATCTGACTCCAGATTTTGCATAAAGTCTCAAACTTTAAGGTTTCTTATCTCTGCAATTGCATGCATGTCACTCTCTTGGGGTGTGATTACTGTTAAAGCTCTGTTCTTTCGATTCATCGGAGCCCGGATTTTGaataaagtttcaatttttaggGCTCTTAACTCTGCAATTGCATGCATGAATAGTATTAAAGCTCTGTTTTTTCGATTCATGCAGGTCTCTTTCATTGGTGAATCTGAAGCTATCGGATGAATTCGCCGTCGAGTTACAAGAATCTGAGACTCTTTTCAAAACCCATCGCTTTCAAATGTCTTGTTCTCGTTGGTATTGCTCTGTTCTACAAAGCT
It encodes the following:
- the LOC106453042 gene encoding microtubule-binding protein TANGLED; the encoded protein is MVARTPQKQRKVAMVVAPPLNSDLLRETINKVDKCMERLQELQYTIAGGTKVVSGVNLSPRSTRTYLKTSLRCKQETLRIKNANNKKSPIGKFPASSPGDWRKMSLPAMLLGETVNEILQASQVTKDIVDALAPKKSRKLRRSIMPEEDEDGPKTPETHQKSKEQNHETVSSNIKARRKKEKQNKRSEPTSPRARSRIVFKIVSPQTKAEKVQVKANRVSPKHKPWGKKTVLFPNPLFISGSSTQQAKFSRTMSPVIARSDLTTSSKNTKKETPHKFLVKSPTKSPSKFQVRIKSPPKVSVSPNRNGSNLARKSPIRSASLGKKSPPKLSAAGKLRRSFTPTRNGSNVARKSSVSPKRVTLRAFISPARNCDLGKKSPKASISPSKKTQKLSTAAKLRRSFSPSRLAMRLVSPMKSRKSVGRCDDDEKGMMVSGLRQRPVIVPKRFSMGRIS
- the LOC125609138 gene encoding aminopeptidase P2; the protein is MTPLTLSSPSLNRLLFLTSRYSRSLFLRNFSSLPLIHRKLPRNHLLGARCEASSSFTAKSSKEIRKARAEAVVDEKLTALRQQFSKPGVGIDAYIIPSQDAHQSEFIAECYARRAFISGFTGSAGTAVVTKDKAALWTDGRYFLQAEKQLNSSWTLMRAGNPGVPTASEWVADVLASGGRVGIDPFLFSADAAEELKEAIAKKNHELVYLYNVNLVDEIWKDSRPKPPSKQIRVHDLKYAGVDVASKLLSLRNAIMDAGASAIVISMLDEIAWVLNLRGSDVPHSPVMYSYLIVEVDQAQLFVDDSKVNEEVKDHLKNAGIELRPYDSILQEIDSLAARGAQLLMDPSTLNVAIISTYKSACENYSSKPESKEKFTDGSSTKPSGIYMQSPISWSKAIKNDAELQGMKNSHLRDAAALAHFWAWLEEEVHKNENLTEVDVADRLLEFRSVQDGFMDTSFDTISGSGANGAIIHYKPEPESCSRVDPQKLFLLDSGAQYVDGTTDITRTAHFSEPSAREKECFTRVLQGHIALDQAVFPEGTPGFVLDGFARSSLWKIGLDYRHGTGHGVGAALNVHEGPQSISFRYGNMTPIQSGMIVSNEPGYYEDHAFGIRIENLLHVKDAETPNRFGGATYLGFEKLTFFPIQTKMVDVSLLSHAEIDWLNSYHAEVWEKVSPLLEGPTQQWLWNNTRPLAKP
- the LOC125609143 gene encoding cyclin-P3-1-like yields the protein METSVNSTNSSLYQWLGLIEDYDQPSTSTLPRVITLLALILGKMIQKNEKSLHTRHNKEGEITMFHGSRAPSMNIHRYTERVYRYARCSPACFVAAFAYILRYLETPVATSMTPRLTSLNVHRLLITSLLVAAKFLDRKCYNNAYYAKIGGVSTEEMNRLERTFLFDVDFRLNITAEMFERHCLMLQRETVACEPRKLRTVLGEVTCSCQAI
- the LOC106453044 gene encoding pentatricopeptide repeat-containing protein At3g05340, whose protein sequence is MNSRWVIQKLTPHIPSCLSTILCTSKILIQQSPSHKVSTFLLNHVDISLLLSICGREGWFPHLGPSLHASVVKSPEFFEPVDADVHRNALVVWNSLLALYVRNGELIDARKLFDEMPMRDNVSRNTVFNGFMKNREIESGFVLLKRMLTPGGFDQATLTIALSVCDTPELCFVTKMIHALAVLSGFDNVIPMGNSLITSYYKCGCSVSGKRVFDEMVQRNVITWTAVITGLVQNELHEDGLRLFCLMRRGVVQPNSVTYLSALSACSGSQRVMEGRQIHALLWKVGIESELRVESMLMDMYSKCGSIEDAWNVFESAEETDEVSMTVMLAGLAQNGSEEEAIHFFIRMLQDGVEIDANVVSAVLGVSFVDNSLGLGKQLHSLVIKRRFSGNTFVSNGLINMYSKCGDLDDSLNVFRRMSERNYVSWNSMIASFARHGHGLAALKLYEEMIRQDVKPTDVTFLSLLHACSHVKLINKGQELLKQMLDVHGIEPRTAHYACIVDMLGRAGRLEEAKSFIDSMPMKPDSLVWQALLGACSFYGDTQIGRYAAEQLFLSAPDSSAPHILMANIYSSRGQWKEREKTIKRMKAMGVSKETGVSWIEIENQTHRFVADDKLHPQAESIHDVLSELFVVMIDEGYIHDKRLLST